A region from the Gemmatimonadota bacterium genome encodes:
- the rpsO gene encoding 30S ribosomal protein S15 — protein MSFEKAPTITKYKTHETDTGSPQVQIAVLTERINYLRSHFDKNPKDHHGRRGLLKMVGRRKRLLEYLRGNNVEGYRKVIADLGLRH, from the coding sequence ATGAGTTTTGAAAAGGCACCAACCATCACGAAGTACAAGACGCACGAGACGGACACGGGTTCGCCCCAGGTCCAGATCGCAGTCCTGACGGAGCGTATCAACTATCTCCGTAGCCACTTCGACAAGAATCCCAAGGACCATCATGGTCGCCGGGGCTTGCTCAAGATGGTCGGTCGGCGGAAGCGCCTTCTCGAGTACCTCCGCGGCAACAATGTCGAAGGGTACCGTAAGGTCATCGCTGATCTTGGCCTCCGCCACTAG
- a CDS encoding serine/threonine protein kinase: MPERYLGKSLGKYRVEELIGSGGFAWVYRGFDPTLGIPVALKVLKPQFAGDPQFEERFRREASTAARLRHPNIVKIYEVGKDGDAVYFAMDYLPSGLANRLEAQAFLPEEVVLRVGIDVAKAIGFAHREGVIHRDIKVDNILFDVHGNAVVADFGIARAVSGYTQQTGTNMVVGTPQYFAPEQARAKPLDGRADVYSLGVSLYRAVAGRLPFEGEDWYEIARAHVEAEPPPPRQFNPDISPAFQKLILRCLAKHPDDRPATGEQLADELSALLALPRPARGGRPASPGAFLSPTETPTVTERPLSSGRRRKGSRLARRVGATVLALAGVGVVGVIILAQRAAPTVAGTPPVIAGVTARFDSTLADSLRGVAPVDTIGSVIDSIARARGDSGRKPLPATGVGRLDVRATDGARLSVNGIDVGTTSWSSDTLRAGTPLAVRASIAAPEGCPTAFANTTLRVRPGGREQVNLAVRTCGTLRIALRNRPQPEQARYAVTGEGIARSGELPMPNGQLLPVGVYELVISAPGCQEFRTNVTVGAGALDRTATLDCSASNP, encoded by the coding sequence GTGCCTGAGCGCTATCTAGGCAAGAGCCTCGGCAAGTACCGGGTCGAGGAGCTCATCGGCTCCGGCGGCTTCGCCTGGGTCTATCGGGGGTTCGACCCCACCCTCGGCATCCCGGTCGCCCTCAAGGTCCTCAAGCCCCAATTCGCGGGGGACCCGCAGTTCGAGGAGCGGTTCCGCCGTGAGGCCTCCACGGCCGCCCGGCTCAGGCACCCGAACATCGTCAAGATCTACGAAGTCGGGAAAGACGGCGACGCCGTCTACTTCGCCATGGACTACCTCCCCTCCGGGCTGGCCAACCGGCTCGAGGCGCAGGCTTTCCTCCCGGAGGAGGTGGTCCTTCGCGTGGGAATCGACGTCGCCAAGGCCATCGGCTTTGCCCATCGCGAAGGGGTGATCCACCGGGACATCAAGGTCGACAACATCCTCTTCGACGTCCACGGGAACGCCGTGGTGGCGGACTTCGGCATCGCCCGCGCCGTCTCCGGCTACACCCAGCAGACCGGCACGAACATGGTCGTGGGGACGCCCCAGTACTTCGCCCCGGAGCAAGCCCGGGCCAAGCCGCTGGATGGACGGGCCGACGTGTATTCCCTTGGCGTCTCGCTCTACCGCGCCGTCGCGGGTCGCCTCCCCTTCGAGGGCGAAGACTGGTACGAGATCGCCCGAGCCCACGTTGAAGCCGAGCCACCTCCCCCCCGCCAGTTCAACCCGGACATCTCCCCGGCCTTCCAGAAGCTGATCCTCCGCTGCCTGGCCAAGCACCCGGACGACCGGCCGGCCACCGGCGAGCAGCTCGCCGACGAGCTCTCCGCCCTCCTCGCCCTGCCGCGTCCGGCACGGGGTGGGCGGCCAGCGTCTCCCGGCGCATTCCTATCGCCGACGGAAACACCGACGGTCACCGAACGCCCCCTCAGCTCCGGACGACGCCGGAAGGGATCCCGCCTCGCACGACGTGTCGGCGCGACCGTCCTCGCCCTCGCGGGGGTCGGGGTCGTCGGCGTCATCATCCTCGCACAGCGCGCGGCGCCCACCGTGGCCGGGACTCCACCGGTGATCGCCGGCGTCACGGCACGCTTCGACTCCACCCTCGCAGATTCCCTCCGGGGCGTCGCGCCAGTGGACACGATCGGGTCGGTGATCGACTCCATCGCCCGCGCACGGGGAGACAGCGGCCGAAAACCGTTACCAGCCACCGGCGTCGGGCGGCTGGACGTCCGAGCCACCGACGGCGCGCGGCTCTCGGTCAACGGCATCGACGTCGGGACGACCAGCTGGTCATCCGACACGCTCCGCGCCGGTACCCCGCTGGCGGTTCGGGCGAGCATTGCCGCACCCGAGGGGTGCCCAACGGCATTCGCGAACACCACCCTGCGTGTTCGGCCTGGCGGTCGCGAGCAGGTGAACCTGGCCGTCCGCACCTGCGGTACCCTCCGCATCGCCTTACGCAATCGCCCCCAACCCGAGCAGGCACGTTACGCGGTGACCGGCGAGGGAATCGCGAGGAGCGGTGAGCTCCCGATGCCAAACGGGCAACTGCTCCCGGTCGGCGTCTACGAGCTGGTGATCTCCGCTCCTGGCTGCCAGGAGTTTCGAACGAACGTCACCGTTGGCGCTGGTGCGTTGGACCGGACCGCCACGCTGGACTGCAGCGCGTCGAATCCCTAA
- the rseP gene encoding RIP metalloprotease RseP, with the protein MLTYLAPLVVFGLVVFVHELGHFVAAKLVGVYAPVFAFGWGPRLWGFRRGETDYRVSWFPVGGFVAMASRDAEAMSAIEGDATTSDDAKPGVQGHERGLNPIPHDPEALRPFGPKPVPDHRFIESKTLLQKVFVLSAGVIMNAILAFCVAAAGVWAYGKTFGGQFAVATPVVAPVLDSVVGGSPADRGGLLSGDSVVSVNGAPIRGWGEVVQAVEGSPGRALTLGVVRGGATLSLAVIPDSVRPDSTSPRVIGRMGVRSRQRLIPDPASFSEALALGATVTGRMGVEVVQVVKGLFTGAVSVKQLGGPIRIAQVSLEVAQSGLEPLLVLIAFLSINLAVLNLLPIPVLDGGQILIRVAEAVKGGALSARTQEYLMRFGVLAMLALFVLVMFNDIVGLVQ; encoded by the coding sequence ATGCTGACGTACCTGGCGCCCCTGGTAGTGTTCGGGCTGGTGGTGTTCGTGCACGAGCTGGGGCACTTCGTGGCCGCCAAGCTCGTGGGCGTCTACGCCCCGGTCTTCGCGTTCGGCTGGGGGCCACGGCTGTGGGGCTTCCGGCGGGGGGAGACGGACTATCGCGTCTCGTGGTTTCCGGTCGGTGGTTTCGTGGCGATGGCGTCGCGGGATGCGGAGGCGATGAGCGCGATCGAAGGGGACGCGACGACATCCGACGATGCGAAGCCGGGCGTGCAAGGCCACGAGCGGGGACTCAACCCCATTCCTCACGATCCCGAGGCGCTGCGGCCGTTTGGGCCCAAGCCGGTCCCCGACCATCGATTCATCGAATCGAAGACGCTGCTGCAGAAGGTGTTTGTTCTGTCGGCGGGTGTCATCATGAACGCCATCCTGGCGTTCTGTGTCGCCGCGGCGGGCGTCTGGGCATACGGCAAGACGTTTGGTGGGCAGTTCGCCGTCGCGACCCCTGTCGTCGCCCCGGTGCTGGATTCGGTGGTCGGCGGATCGCCGGCGGACCGGGGTGGGCTGCTGTCCGGCGACTCGGTGGTCTCGGTGAATGGCGCCCCGATCCGAGGATGGGGCGAGGTCGTGCAGGCGGTCGAGGGGTCGCCCGGGCGGGCGCTCACGCTCGGCGTCGTGCGGGGCGGCGCGACCCTGTCGCTCGCCGTGATCCCCGATTCGGTGCGTCCCGACAGCACGTCGCCGCGTGTGATCGGACGAATGGGGGTCCGCTCGCGGCAGCGGCTCATCCCGGATCCGGCGTCCTTCTCCGAGGCGTTGGCCCTCGGCGCCACGGTGACCGGGCGGATGGGAGTCGAGGTCGTGCAGGTCGTGAAGGGGCTGTTCACTGGCGCGGTCTCCGTGAAGCAGCTCGGCGGTCCGATCCGGATTGCGCAGGTGTCGCTCGAGGTGGCGCAGAGCGGGCTCGAGCCGTTGTTGGTGCTGATCGCTTTCCTTTCGATCAACCTCGCCGTGCTGAACCTGCTTCCCATCCCGGTCCTCGACGGCGGGCAGATCCTGATTCGCGTGGCTGAGGCGGTGAAGGGCGGGGCGTTGAGCGCGCGCACGCAGGAGTACCTGATGCGGTTCGGCGTGCTGGCGATGCTCGCGCTGTTTGTGCTCGTGATGTTCAACGATATCGTCGGGCTGGTCCAATGA